The Nerophis lumbriciformis linkage group LG03, RoL_Nlum_v2.1, whole genome shotgun sequence genome includes the window TTCATCTGAGATTGCCAATATAGCTGTTCTCTCAGACATTGGGAAAATCAGCATTGAAAAGAGCCTGGGTAGCTCAGTTGGCAGGGCATCAGACTTTTAATCTGAGGGTCCAGGGTTCAAGTCCCTATTCAGGTGGCTGATGCTAACTTCTTTAAATTTCTGCAAAGGCTTCCCTTTTCCCCCTTGCAGCAGTCCTGTAACCTGTTTTTAATTTGAGTAGTTTATTCTGTATTTCATTTGAAAAACTGAAACCAAAGAGATGCCTTACATCCACTTTAGCTCTGGTGGGAGAGCGTTAAACCATCATCTGAAAGTTTAAACGCAATCTCTTAAACTCAAATTGTTAGACAGTGTACCTGTATGAACAAGTTGTGGTAATTGTTTTTCTGTAAGTGTGGTAGATACCCCCTTACGTCAGCAGTACCAATAGTTTTTGGGTTCACTTTTTCAAATGTAACCAAGGTCTGCCCTGTTGCTAAGTTTTAAGGGTTGTATAGAGGCCTTTGCATGGGGATCTTAGAGCCTATTATTGGTCAGCAGAACAGGGACTTGAATCCCAGAAACTCAAAAAGAATGTCTGATGCTCCATGACTGAGCATGTCAGGGTCTCAGCAAGACTGGCAGGTCAGGGAGACCATTTCAGTAGTGTCAGAGCCACAGAAATCGTATTAGTAAATCCAACCAAGAAGAAGCCAGTGCTGCGCCGCGCTGTGCTGAAACCCGGGGTCGAACCAGGGACCTTCAGATCTTCAGTCTGACGCTCTCCCACCTGAGCTATTCCAGCTGTACCAATAAGTTGTGGGTTCTCTTTTTCACTAATTACTATTAAAAAAGAAGTAATTTTGTTACAACTTTGCTTACATTTTGTGGAAATTATAGTCACTCTTGGGCCCTCATTTTTACAGGGAAAAATCCTCCCTCCAATTCATGCtcatttactcacattgtccaccaGATGGCGGCAAATTTTCAGCTGTCAGAaaagtagtttggacacccctgttctaaggtATTCCATTCTGCCCGGAGGTGGAAAAATATACCACTGCCTATGCTGCTAATTTCACAAATGCATATGTATTCTTTACAAATGAGGAATCATTTATAAGGGAGTAAATAGCTTTCAATAGGCAGGAGTCAAACCTAGAAGCTTCTGCTTGGTTCTCAGATGTGTTAACCATTTCACCACTAGCACTGTGACAAATGGACAAGAGTTTTCTTCCGGGGGGGTTATTAAAGATTCCCCATTTCTTGCCAGTAAGACTTCAATTATTCAAGTCCAAAACCCAATTGTCTGTGTCAGCGTAGGTAGTGGATACACTAAAGGCACCCTGCAGTGCTTGGTCAATTATTGATGCCCGTGTGACGGGAGCCACAATTTGAGTGGGAAACATCACCCAACACATCCAACTTATCAGCTCTGATGAGGCTGAAAGGATGTAAATCCTCTCATCAGCTAAGAGCAGCTGAGTTGTGTGGTTTAGATCCAGTTTGTGCTTCCCGGTGGAAGGAAGTCGGTCATACCAGTGACCCCCCCAAGTATGTGTGTCTCAGCAGGGGGCTGAACAGAGTCTCGAGTTAAGGACAGAGGTGTCCAAACGCAAAGGCtgcatacatttttgttttgttggtaAGTTGAACATTTTCAGTGACAAACGGGACACAGCATACCTTAGAAAAATCAAAGAAAGTGACATGAGCAAAAGGGTGGAGCAACAAAGTGACACAGGAACAAAAGGGTGAGCAAGACTTTTAGGTAGCCCAGAGAGAACTTAAGAGAGAGAGAAGCAGTGGGAGTTTCAGTTGGCTTCAAGCGGGCAATGACTTCGCAGCGCTACCTCACCGTGTACAGGGAACAGTTTGCCTCGCCCGGGCGGGTGGAGCGAACGCCACTTCGACCGACTTCTGCCCACAGGAGGAACAACCCTCAGCCAAAGCCGGTAAGATGCAGAGCAGACGATTCCTACCACACACATGTTCTCAGGATTTTAACTCTGTAGTTCAGAATAACTTTTAGGGTTATTgcactttttgtggaatttttgtctatcgttcacaatcattataagagacgTAAATACAAGTCCACTTACTGTGGAGTCAATGGAAGCGGGGGGTACTCTATTCCGACCATAAAGACCTCTTAAAttaccatccaaaaactgccaacaatactccatttaattttgtgacttgaatattaaccgcgtgttagtgatattgttattacaagtgctaacgcagacaaactatttatagcaccaTCGTGATCAGCAAGAGCGAACTAGCTTGTGATGCTatactgatattatcggccggtgagctgctttctcgcctccgaGTTAGTGAAATGTAATTTCAGATCACAAAttttgcctctcaccttgatagtagaaggctgAGGACATAACCTGACAAGTCGGTCAACTTTTGGCACCCAATTTAGTTCTGGAAATGGTGAGAAAGGCACGAAATACAGCTGCTCGgctatggaaacccattccatgaagctctctgcgtgctgtacgtgggctaattgtaaggtcacatgaagtttggagctctgtagcaactgacaagtctttgcactatgcgcttcagcatccgctgacccctctctgtcagtttacatggcctaccacttggtggctgagttgctgttgttcccaaactcttccattttcttacacagttgactttggaatatttaggagcgagaaaatttcacgactggatttgttgcacaggtggcatccaatgacagttccacgctggaaatcactgagcgcggcccattctttcacaaatgtttgtagaaacagtctccatgcctaagtgcttgatttgatacacctgtggccgggcaagtgattaggacacctgattctaatcatttggatgggtagccaaatacttttggcaacatagtgtcGGTCTATAAATCACTGAATTGTTGAGGTCCAGAATACATCTTTGAAATGCTAAACCCAGTAGGCCTCTGAGATCTGCAGTCTCAGGTCAGACAGCAGAGCCCAGAGATAGTTCTTATTCTGCACATGAATGGAATAAACTGCCAATAAAAAGTCAGGTTATAAACTCTAGTTTATGTTTTGTCTGGTTGCTTTGGCAGGATTTTCTTTTTCCACGTAATCTAAAGACCTGTACCAAACCATGGCACAGACCCCTTCAACCTACATGTCCCGTGTTCACTGGCCGTCCCTTCCTCCCCCCTGTCAGGCTTTTGTCATCCTATAGTCCGGTCAAGACTTGTCCCGTCGACGCTGCGGGCCCGAGGAGACCCCAACACATGCCCGCCATAAACCCACCCGCAGTGCAAGACCTGCAGAAACAACCATTCCCCGCCTGTGTCCAGGTCCACTCAGCGAGGTGATCTTTTACCACCTTAAACTACATTTCGAGCGTTCAAAAACCACAATTCATTACtttgattttaaaggggaacattatcacaatttcagaaaggttaaaaccattaaaaatcagttcccagtggccctattatatttttcgaaattttacccatcacgtaatatccctaaaaaaagcttcaaagtgcctgattttaatcattgttatatacacccgtccattttcctgtgacgtcacatagtgatgccaacacaaacaaacatggcggaaagaacagcaagctatagcgacattagctcggattcagactcggatttcagcggcttaagcgattcaacagattacgcatgtattgaaacggatggttgtagtgtggaggcaggtagggaAAATAAAATTGAAgaggaaactgaagctattgagccatatcggtttgaaccgtatgcaagcgaaaccgacgaaaacgacacgacagccagcaacacg containing:
- the LOC133575797 gene encoding uncharacterized protein, translating into MTSQRYLTVYREQFASPGRVERTPLRPTSAHRRNNPQPKPDFLFPRNLKTCTKPWHRPLQPTCPVFTGRPFLPPVRLLSSYSPVKTCPVDAAGPRRPQHMPAINPPAVQDLQKQPFPACVQVHSARKHGGLHPWKKSDIRDSLPAQQTTSSCFHVVKPRQAARYVIHPQFVSEPRH